GCATGCCGCAGGGTGCTTGTCGATCTCGAGGAGGCAGACATGATCGCCGGCTCAGAGCGATCCTCTCCGCGAGGAACGCTGACAATTTCGGCGCCGCCCATCCTGGGCGAAGAGGTGCTCCGGCCGATCCTCGACAGCTTCCTTCGTGAGAACGCCAACGTCTCCGTTCGGCTTTTGATGCTCGATCGCTTCGTGAACCTGGTCGACGAGGGAGTGGACTTCGCCCTGAGGATCGGAAATCTCGCCGACTCGACCCACATGTCCACGCGCATTGGCGGAGATGTTCGCCGCGTCGTGGTCGCCGCGCCGCAATATCTCGACAGTCGAGCCGCAATCACTGAGCCGTCGGATCTCTCCCGCCACGACTTGATCGCCTTCTCGAACTTCGGCCTCGAATCCTGGAGCTTCGCGCCGGCCAAAGGCACTTCCGTCCCAAGAACCGTTCACTTCACCCCACGCTATCTCGTCAACAGCGTCCGAGCGGCTGCGGCATCGGCCGCCGAAGGAATGGGCGTGACGCGGCTCTATTCGTATCACGTCGCAGAATATGTCCGCGACGGTCGCCTAAGAGTCGTTCTTCATCAGGCGGAGCCACCTGCGCTGCCAGTTCACATCCTGACCCCTCAAGGACGCGCAGCCGTTCCGAAAGTTCGAACCTTCATCGACTTTGCAGTTCCGCGTCTACGTTCGGAACTTGGACGCATCGCCGCGGAATCCGGAAGCCTCGAATAATTGTGCCGAAACGCGGTTGGCTGCCTGCAGGCAAGCGACGGTTCTCCGCGCCGTCCTTCCCAGCTAACCTCCTAGTCACGGTGATGAGCTCGGCACCGGCTCGGTGCTCGTCAACCGAGGCGGACGGACGAGTGTCGCTGGTAGCCAGCGGGAACGCCGGCCCGAGAGGACCGGCGTTCTTGCGAAATGCTCGGGGCGGAGATGGTTGCCTGGGGCGCAGGCTTTCGTTCAGGAGGTCACGTCGGCAGGGTTTGGCCAGACTGCTCTTTGACCAGATAGTCGGCGTACCATTCTGGCCACGCCTCGTCGTGCTTGCCGCCGTCGCGCTTCTCATGCTCGCCATGGGCGGCCGCGGCCCTGCGCAGCGCCTCTGCGAGGTCGCCGGCGGATGTGAACGCTGCACCTTTGGTGTCGATGCGACCAGGAAGTCTCGCCGTGACTTCCTGTAGGAGCCAGCCGTTTCCGTCCGGGTCGGAGAAGGAGGCGAAAGAACCGTAGCTCGACCGGGAGGGATGTGGTCCTGGCAGCCGCTGGTCGGCGCCCTTGTGATGGAAGACGCCGCCGGCGTCGTGAAAGACGCCGCTCATCTCGGCGCCGCGGGAGGCAAGAGCCGCGTGCGCCATCTCGATGTCGGTAACGACCAAGTGGAGGCCTTGAGCGGAACCGGGTGAGGCGGCCGTCACATTCGATCCGAAAATCGTGGAGCAAGGCGAGCCTGGAGGGGTCACCTGCACGACGCGAAAACCGTCCTTGCCAGAGACGTCGGCGTCGAGCCTCCAGCCAAGGCCGGTGTAGAAGGACTTGGCGCGATCGACGTCGGACACGGGAATGACGACGACTTCGAGCTTCATGTCGATGTGATCCGCGCGCGCGGATTTGGTTGGGGTGGGTTCTTGGATAGCCATCTCGATCTCCCTGTTAATCGCGGTCACTTTCACCGCGATCGGCACGATGCGCCGTCGCTGTCCCCGATGTCCATTGTCCCAAGGTGTCGATGCGTCGAGCACGTCGGTAACCGATCCATTGGTATCGCCAATACCTTCGAACAATATCCTCGGCAGCCCTGCCGGACGATCCCTTAGACGCATTCCAACCATTCAGTTTCAACGGAGGACGTCATGTCAGCAGGAGTAGAAGCGAGAACCGCACTATCGACGACGCGGCGCGAACTGCTTGCAGTCACAGCCGCGACCGCCGCACTCAGCATTCTCCCCAAGCCCGTCAGGGCGGCGACGGAGGGCGATGCTATCCGCCCCTTCAAGTGCGCAATCCCGCAGGAGGAGGTCGATGAGCTGCGCCGCCGTGTCTGTGCGACACGTTGGCCTGGCAAGGAGACGGTTTCCGACCGTTCGCAAGGCGCGCAGCTTCAAAAGCTAAAGCCGCTCGTGGAGTACTGGGGCAAGGAATACGACTGGCGGCGCGGCGAGAAGAAGCTAAACGCGCATACGCAGTTCATGACTAGGATCGATGGCCTCGACATTCACTTCATTCACGTCAAGTCCAAGCACGCGGACGCCCTGCCGCTGATCATGACGCACGGCTGGCCCGGATCGGTGCTCGAACTCGTCAAGACGATCGGGCCGCTCACCGATCCGGCCGCTCACGGCGGCGCCGCGGAGGACGCCTTCCACGTCGTCATACCGTCGATGCCCGGCTACGGCTTCTCGGAAGTCCCAAGCGAAACCGGATGGGGCCCGGACCGCATCGGGTGGGCGTGGCACGTGCTGATGAAGCGGCTCGGCTACGACCGTTATGTGTCGCAGGGCGGGGACTGGGGCGCTGTCGTATCCGACAAGATGGCGGCGCAGGCACCGGACGGACTGCTCGGCATTCACACGAACATGCCGGCGACCGTTCCGCCCGACATTGCGAAGGCGCTCGCCGATGGCGAACCCGCGCCGGCCGGGCTTTCCGAAGACGAGAAGGCCGCCTACGAGCAGATGAACGCGCTGTACACGAAGGGCGCGGCCTACGCTTTGATGATGGTCACGCGGCCGCAGACGCTGGGCTATGCGTTGACCGATTCACCGGTCGGTCTCGCCGCCTGGTACTACGACAAGTTCGCCGACTGGACCTACAGCGGCGGCGACCCGGAGCAGTCGCTGACTAAGGACGAGATGCTCGACGACATCTCCCTCTACTGGTTCACAGGGACCGCGACGTCAGGTGCGCGGCTCTACTGGGAGAACAACGCCAACAACTTCAACGCCGTCGACATCAAGATTCCGGCTGCGATCACGGTGTTCCCCGGCGAGATCTACCAGGCTCCGAGGAGCTGGGCCGAGAAGGCGTACCACAACCTCATCTACTACAACAA
This Rhizobium sp. NZLR1 DNA region includes the following protein-coding sequences:
- a CDS encoding LysR family transcriptional regulator, whose amino-acid sequence is MDRIDAMKVFVTAVEEGSLAGAARRLKRSPTAISRALGLLEQHVGVELLHRTTRSLKLSEAGQRYVEACRRVLVDLEEADMIAGSERSSPRGTLTISAPPILGEEVLRPILDSFLRENANVSVRLLMLDRFVNLVDEGVDFALRIGNLADSTHMSTRIGGDVRRVVVAAPQYLDSRAAITEPSDLSRHDLIAFSNFGLESWSFAPAKGTSVPRTVHFTPRYLVNSVRAAAASAAEGMGVTRLYSYHVAEYVRDGRLRVVLHQAEPPALPVHILTPQGRAAVPKVRTFIDFAVPRLRSELGRIAAESGSLE
- a CDS encoding VOC family protein; its protein translation is MAIQEPTPTKSARADHIDMKLEVVVIPVSDVDRAKSFYTGLGWRLDADVSGKDGFRVVQVTPPGSPCSTIFGSNVTAASPGSAQGLHLVVTDIEMAHAALASRGAEMSGVFHDAGGVFHHKGADQRLPGPHPSRSSYGSFASFSDPDGNGWLLQEVTARLPGRIDTKGAAFTSAGDLAEALRRAAAAHGEHEKRDGGKHDEAWPEWYADYLVKEQSGQTLPT
- a CDS encoding epoxide hydrolase is translated as MSAGVEARTALSTTRRELLAVTAATAALSILPKPVRAATEGDAIRPFKCAIPQEEVDELRRRVCATRWPGKETVSDRSQGAQLQKLKPLVEYWGKEYDWRRGEKKLNAHTQFMTRIDGLDIHFIHVKSKHADALPLIMTHGWPGSVLELVKTIGPLTDPAAHGGAAEDAFHVVIPSMPGYGFSEVPSETGWGPDRIGWAWHVLMKRLGYDRYVSQGGDWGAVVSDKMAAQAPDGLLGIHTNMPATVPPDIAKALADGEPAPAGLSEDEKAAYEQMNALYTKGAAYALMMVTRPQTLGYALTDSPVGLAAWYYDKFADWTYSGGDPEQSLTKDEMLDDISLYWFTGTATSGARLYWENNANNFNAVDIKIPAAITVFPGEIYQAPRSWAEKAYHNLIYYNKVDKGGHFAAWEQPDLFASELRAAFRTLR